The nucleotide sequence AGAGGGCCTCTTGCGGCTGGGCGACACGCTGCGCCGGCGCTTCCGGGGCGGGGGGCGCTTTACGGAAGGCTTCGTGGCCGCCAGCCTGCTGTTTTGCATCGGCCCGATGACGGTCGTCGGCGGGCTGCAAAACGGCCTGACCGGCGACGCCTCCACCTATGTGCTCAAGGCGACGCTGGACGGCATCGCGGCGCTGGCGCTGGCAGGAGCGTACGGCATCGGCGTAGGCTTTAGCGCCCTGACGGTGCTGCTGCTGCAGGGTGGCCTCAGCCTGGCGGCGGGTACGTTTGCAGCGGGCCTGCTTGGCGGAGCGGACCCAACCGTGCTCAGAACCAACCCCTATGTGCTGCTGATCACAGGCGTCGGCGGCCTCACCATTCTGGGCATCTCGTGGAACCTGATGCTCTCCGGCCTGGGTTGGGAAGACCGCCGGGTCCGCGTCGGCAGCCTGTTGCCCGCGCTTCTGCTCGCGCCGCTGGCGCTGTGGGTCGCGGGGCAGTTCTAGGCCTCCCAGCGCACACGGCTACCGCTCCGGCGCACGCTTGCTCCACCCTGGGTTCAGCGGCGCCCGGTAGAGAAACACCGGGACCAGAAAGAGCAGCAGAGCCCAACCACCCAGCCCAGCGGCAGCTTTCGGGCGGCGCTTATACCGAGAAGAAAAGAACACGGAGCCTCCTTGTTCGGGGATTACCAAATTTGGCCTTTGCCGAACCACTCGTCTACCGCGCCCCCTTGACCCGCGCTGCCCACCACGTCCGCACCCACTCGCGGAAGGCGGGGTACTTGGAGCCGAGGAGAACCCGGACCTTGCGGTCCTTTTCTGTGCGGAGGGCAGCGATGCGGGCGTTGAGCCGCGCGGCCTCCTGACGGCCGATCACTTCCCTTCCCGCCTGCGCGGAGGCCGCCTCGCTCTGGGCCAGGCGAC is from Deinococcus sp. YIM 77859 and encodes:
- a CDS encoding DUF554 family protein is translated as MSLLAQLSGTLINVTTVLLGTLLGLTLGGRLPERTQRTLLQTLSLVTLFIGLDMAGHLNRVTGGSIPGVILALIVLALGAVAGEALGIEEGLLRLGDTLRRRFRGGGRFTEGFVAASLLFCIGPMTVVGGLQNGLTGDASTYVLKATLDGIAALALAGAYGIGVGFSALTVLLLQGGLSLAAGTFAAGLLGGADPTVLRTNPYVLLITGVGGLTILGISWNLMLSGLGWEDRRVRVGSLLPALLLAPLALWVAGQF